A window of Castanea sativa cultivar Marrone di Chiusa Pesio chromosome 1, ASM4071231v1 contains these coding sequences:
- the LOC142613587 gene encoding protein NSP-INTERACTING KINASE 1-like — translation MAMIRRGVSLCFVAFLCLWSSANGLLSSKGVNFEVQALIGIKELLKDPHGVLENWDADSVDPCSWTMVTCSPEFLVTALGTPSQNLSGTLSPSIGNLTNLEILLLQNNNITGPIPAELGKLSKLQTLDLSNNFFNEEIPPSLGHLGGLKYMRLNNNSLTGAFPLSLANMTKLTFLDLSYNNFSGPVPRFAAKTFNIVGNPLICPTGSEPDCNGTTLMPMSMNLNTSEPTLPSGGPKRHKIALAFGLSLGCLCLMALGFGLLLWWRQRHNQQIFFDVKDRHHEEVSLGNLKRFQFRELQIATNNFSSKSILGKGGFGNVYKGVLQDGSVVAVKRLKDGNAIGGEIQFQTEVEMISLAVHRNLLRLYGFCMTPTERLLVYPYMSNGSVASRLKEKPVLDWGTRKRIALGAGRGLLYLHEQCDPKIIHRDVKAANILLDDYCEAVVGDFGLAKLLDHQDSHVTTAVRGTVGHIAPEYLSTGQSSDKTDVFGFGILLLELITGQRALEFGKAANQKGAMLDWVKKIHQEKKLEMLVDKDLKSNYDRIELEEMVQVALLCTQYLPGHRPKMSEVVRMLEGDGLAERWEASQRVESTKCKPHEFSASDRYSDLTDDSSLLVQAMELSGPR, via the exons atgGCAATGATAAGAAGAGGAGTTTCTCTATGTTTTGTGGCTTTTCTATGCTTGTGGTCTTCTGCAAATGGATTACTTTCTTCCAAAGGTGTAAACTTTGAAG TGCAAGCTTTAATTGGAATAAAAGAGCTTTTAAAGGATCCCCATGGTGTCCTTGAGAATTGGGACGCTGATTCTGTTGATCCATGTAGCTGGACTATGGTCACCTGTTCTCCAGAGTTCCTTGTCACTGCCCT AGGTACTCCTAGTCAGAATTTATCTGGTACTCTATCTCCAAGCATAGGCAACTTAACAAATCTTGAGATTTT GCTCTTACAGAACAACAACATTACAGGACCAATACCAGCAGAGCTAGGGAAGCTCTCAAAGCTTCAAACGCTTGATCTTTCTAATAACTTCTTCAATGAGGAAATTCCTCCCTCTCTTGGTCATCTGGGAGGCCTCAAATACAT GCGACTTAACAATAACAGTCTCACTGGAGCATTTCCGTTGTCATTGGCTAACATGACCAAACTTACCTTTCT TGACTTGTCCTACAACAATTTTAGTGGACCGGTACCCAGATTTGCTGCTAAAACATTCAa CATTGTTGGAAACCCTCTGATCTGTCCTACAGGTTCTGAACCAGACTGCAATGGGACAACACTCATGCCAATGTCCATGAACTTGAATACTTCAGAAC CTACTCTACCTTCTGGCGGACCTAAAAGGCACAAAATAGCCCTTGCCTTTGGCTTGAGCCTTGGATGTCTCTGTCTGATGGCTCTTGGATTTGGTTTATTACTGTGGTGGAGGCAAAGGCATAACCAACAGATATTCTTTGATGTTAAAG ACCGGCATCATGAAGAGGTTTCCCTTGGAAACTTGAAAAGATTCCAATTCAGGGAACTTCAAATTGCGACGAACAACTTCAGCAGCAAAAGCATACTTGGAAAGGGTGGTTTTGGAAATGTGTACAAAGGAGTTCTCCAGGATGGGAGTGTTGTAGCTGTCAAGAGGCTTAAAGATGGAAATGCCATTGGAGGAGAGATCCAATTCCAGACTGAAGTTGAAATGATCAGCCTAGCAGTTCACCGAAACCTCCTTAGGTTATATGGGTTTTGTATGACACCCACAGAGAGGCTTCTAGTTTACCCATACATGTCAAATGGCAGCGTTGCTTCTCGTCTCAAAG AGAAACCAGTGTTGGACTGGGGCACTAGAAAGAGAATTGCCTTAGGAGCTGGCAGAGGACTTTTGTACCTTCATGAACAATGTGACCCAAAGATAATTCATAGGGACGTGAAGGCTGCAAATATATTGCTTGATGACTATTGTGAGGCTGTGGTGGGAGATTTTGGGTTGGCAAAGCTTTTGGATCACCAAGATTCACATGTCACCACTGCAGTGAGAGGAACAGTGGGGCATATAGCTCCAGAATATCTTTCCACAGGACAGTCCTCTGATAAAACAGATGTCTTTGGATTTGGCATCCTTCTCCTAGAACTTATTACAGGCCAGAGAGCACTAGAATTTGGAAAGGCAGCTAACCAGAAAGGTGCCATGCTTGATTGG GTTAAGAAAATTCATCAGGAGAAAAAGCTTGAAATGCTTGTGGATAAGGATCTTAAAAGCAACTACGACCGAATTGAGCTTGAGGAAATGGTACAAGTGGCACTCTTGTGCACCCAATACCTTCCAGGCCACAGACCCAAGATGTCAGAAGTTGTTCGAATGCTTGAGGGTGATGGCCTTGCAGAAAGATGGGAAGCTTCTCAAAGAGTAGAATCAACCAAGTGCAAGCCCCATGAGTTTTCTGCATCCGATAGATATTCCGATCTCACTGATGACTCTTCATTGCTAGTCCAAGCAATGGAGCTTTCTGGCCCTAGGTGA
- the LOC142613597 gene encoding F-box/FBD/LRR-repeat protein At1g13570-like isoform X2 gives MAEMKRHTNIDRISNLPWDVLDTILVHIPLKEAVRTSILSSKWRYKWTGLSRFNIDDKCFPSYLSDKVLRWKVILKIIHQVQSNHGGPVEKFRLAAYCMPNHCDLDQWIWFLTDKGIKELILKEFDSIKRFKLPSEVFSCPQLSCLELYGCIIMLSPTFRGLNSLISLNLSHIYISSDTLENLIVNCPVLERLTLINIDHSTVFRISNLNLKYLKIDSKFEDICLKNVPLLSTVDIRLRVNPQHSDQGKACNLARVIGCLYSINKLILSSNFLEFLAYNDVPERLPAMLNHLLTLDLRDARLDSPKVVKVLLSILCSSPSLEELIISVSPLCRFSFLDFQRAHCLVDLYFNKLKVVKIRGLLSTNPECEFIKFILAHSPVLETITIVTYGREIIPNSVLLQFEPASEHVKVISLRS, from the exons ATGGCTGAAATGAAAAGGCACACAAACATTGATAGGATTAGCAACCTACCATGGGATGTATTAGACACCATTCTTGTGCACATACCATTAAAAGAAGCTGTGAGAACTAGCATCCTATCAAGTAAGTGGAGATATAAATGGACTGGCCTTTCACGGTTCAATATTGATGATAAATGCTTCCCCAGTTATTTATCAGACAAAGTGCTGAGATGGAAAGTAATTCTGAAAATCATTCATCAGGTCCAATCAAATCATGGTGGCCCAGTAGAGAAGTTTAGGCTTGCTGCTTATTGCATGCCAAATCATTGTGATCTGGATCAGTGGATTTGGTTTTTAACAGATAAAGGAATCAAGGAGTTGATTCTTAAGGAGTTTGACTCTATTAAGCGTTTTAAGTTGCCGTCTGAGGTATTCTCTTGTCCACAGTTAAGTTGCTTGGAACTTTATGGTTGCATAATCATGCTATCTCCTACATTCAGAGGATTGAATTCTCTTATAAGCCTCAATCTTTCTCACATTTACATCAGCAGTGATACActagaaaatttaattgttaacTGCCCAGTTCTTGAGAGATTGACATTGATAAACATTGATCATTCAACTGTTTTTAGAATCAGCAATCTGAACCTAAAGTATCTGAAAATCGATTCCAAATTTGAAGATATTTGTCTCAAAAATGTTCCACTTCTTTCTACTGTTGACATTCGCTTAAGGGTCAATCCCCAGCACTCTGATCAAGGAAAAGCCTGCAATTTGGCCAGGGTTATTGGTTGTCTATATAGTATTAACAAGCTTATTTTGTCCAGTAATTTTCTTGAG tttcttGCTTATAATGATGTACCAGAGAGGCTTCCTGCCATGCTCAACCATCTCTTGACACTTGACCTAAGGGACGCAAGATTGGACAGTCCTAAGGTTGTCAAGGTCTTACTTTCCATCCTTTGTAGCTCCCCAAGTTTAGAGGAACTCATAATTTCA GTGAGCCCATTATGTAGGTTTTCTTTCTTAGATTTTCAAAGAGCACATTGCCTGGTAGACTTGTACTTCAACAAACTTAAAGTAGTGAAGATAAGAGGTTTACTGAGCACAAATCCTGAATGTGAATTTATCAAGTTTATTCTTGCTCATTCGCCGGTGCTTGAGACCATTACTATTGTAACATATGGCCGCGAAATAATTCCCAACTCAGTGTTGCTGCAGTTTGAACCAGCTTCAGAACATGTGAAGGTTATCAGCTTACGCTCATAA
- the LOC142613597 gene encoding F-box/FBD/LRR-repeat protein At1g13570-like isoform X1, producing the protein MPPPRIFFIEELTSVKIRSSEESVEKKVRTVVQPGMAEMKRHTNIDRISNLPWDVLDTILVHIPLKEAVRTSILSSKWRYKWTGLSRFNIDDKCFPSYLSDKVLRWKVILKIIHQVQSNHGGPVEKFRLAAYCMPNHCDLDQWIWFLTDKGIKELILKEFDSIKRFKLPSEVFSCPQLSCLELYGCIIMLSPTFRGLNSLISLNLSHIYISSDTLENLIVNCPVLERLTLINIDHSTVFRISNLNLKYLKIDSKFEDICLKNVPLLSTVDIRLRVNPQHSDQGKACNLARVIGCLYSINKLILSSNFLEFLAYNDVPERLPAMLNHLLTLDLRDARLDSPKVVKVLLSILCSSPSLEELIISVSPLCRFSFLDFQRAHCLVDLYFNKLKVVKIRGLLSTNPECEFIKFILAHSPVLETITIVTYGREIIPNSVLLQFEPASEHVKVISLRS; encoded by the exons ATGCCACCGCCACG TATCTTCTTTATTGAAGAATTGACATCCGTTAAAATTCGTTCATCTGAAGAATCAGTTGAAAAGAAAGTCAGAACAGTTGTTCAGCCTGGTATGGCTGAAATGAAAAGGCACACAAACATTGATAGGATTAGCAACCTACCATGGGATGTATTAGACACCATTCTTGTGCACATACCATTAAAAGAAGCTGTGAGAACTAGCATCCTATCAAGTAAGTGGAGATATAAATGGACTGGCCTTTCACGGTTCAATATTGATGATAAATGCTTCCCCAGTTATTTATCAGACAAAGTGCTGAGATGGAAAGTAATTCTGAAAATCATTCATCAGGTCCAATCAAATCATGGTGGCCCAGTAGAGAAGTTTAGGCTTGCTGCTTATTGCATGCCAAATCATTGTGATCTGGATCAGTGGATTTGGTTTTTAACAGATAAAGGAATCAAGGAGTTGATTCTTAAGGAGTTTGACTCTATTAAGCGTTTTAAGTTGCCGTCTGAGGTATTCTCTTGTCCACAGTTAAGTTGCTTGGAACTTTATGGTTGCATAATCATGCTATCTCCTACATTCAGAGGATTGAATTCTCTTATAAGCCTCAATCTTTCTCACATTTACATCAGCAGTGATACActagaaaatttaattgttaacTGCCCAGTTCTTGAGAGATTGACATTGATAAACATTGATCATTCAACTGTTTTTAGAATCAGCAATCTGAACCTAAAGTATCTGAAAATCGATTCCAAATTTGAAGATATTTGTCTCAAAAATGTTCCACTTCTTTCTACTGTTGACATTCGCTTAAGGGTCAATCCCCAGCACTCTGATCAAGGAAAAGCCTGCAATTTGGCCAGGGTTATTGGTTGTCTATATAGTATTAACAAGCTTATTTTGTCCAGTAATTTTCTTGAG tttcttGCTTATAATGATGTACCAGAGAGGCTTCCTGCCATGCTCAACCATCTCTTGACACTTGACCTAAGGGACGCAAGATTGGACAGTCCTAAGGTTGTCAAGGTCTTACTTTCCATCCTTTGTAGCTCCCCAAGTTTAGAGGAACTCATAATTTCA GTGAGCCCATTATGTAGGTTTTCTTTCTTAGATTTTCAAAGAGCACATTGCCTGGTAGACTTGTACTTCAACAAACTTAAAGTAGTGAAGATAAGAGGTTTACTGAGCACAAATCCTGAATGTGAATTTATCAAGTTTATTCTTGCTCATTCGCCGGTGCTTGAGACCATTACTATTGTAACATATGGCCGCGAAATAATTCCCAACTCAGTGTTGCTGCAGTTTGAACCAGCTTCAGAACATGTGAAGGTTATCAGCTTACGCTCATAA